A genomic region of Fundidesulfovibrio terrae contains the following coding sequences:
- a CDS encoding lytic transglycosylase domain-containing protein produces MIPKTVLAAMAALLLALVPPVFARAAEHTPGEFEFRVPKGATSAQVKGWIRQASAKHGLDPCLVQALIEIESGGDQAAVSPKGAQGLMQIMPGTARDLKLDDPFDPTANIDAGSRYLREQLRTFGDVRLALAAYNAGPEAVRKFAGVPPYPETQRYVAAVANRFIVLKTGGNMEAFVKKVLEGANATGKP; encoded by the coding sequence ATGATCCCCAAAACCGTCCTCGCGGCCATGGCCGCCCTGCTCCTGGCTCTCGTGCCGCCGGTGTTCGCCCGCGCGGCCGAGCACACGCCCGGGGAATTCGAATTCCGCGTGCCCAAGGGGGCCACCAGCGCCCAGGTCAAGGGCTGGATACGCCAGGCCAGCGCGAAACACGGGCTGGACCCGTGCCTGGTGCAGGCGCTCATCGAGATCGAATCCGGCGGCGACCAGGCGGCGGTGTCGCCCAAGGGGGCGCAGGGACTCATGCAGATCATGCCCGGCACGGCCCGGGATTTGAAGCTTGACGACCCCTTCGACCCCACCGCCAACATCGACGCCGGCAGCCGCTACCTGCGCGAGCAGCTGAGAACCTTCGGCGACGTGCGCCTGGCCCTGGCAGCCTACAACGCCGGACCGGAGGCCGTGCGCAAGTTCGCGGGCGTGCCGCCCTACCCCGAGACCCAGCGCTACGTGGCGGCGGTGGCCAACCGGTTCATCGTGCTCAAGACGGGGGGGAATATGGAGGCGTTCGTGAAGAAGGTGCTGGAGGGCGCAAACGCCACGGGTAAGCCCTAG
- a CDS encoding nucleoside recognition domain-containing protein has product MFSGAVSAASGLMRDAVKASVELFKVMIPIIILVKILQELGVVDYLAAPLGPAMELLGLPAAMGLAWATAMLSNIYSGLIVFQALAAGSAPLTQAQVTVLGVLMLIAHNLLVEGQVTKRCGVSFLGQNALRVFGALGCAWILHAIFTAGGFFTGPAVMLWMPPKPDATLLGWAAGEAKNLGYIFLIILTLMGLMRFLNAVGLTKLLEIILTPFLKLMGIGPTAATVTVIGMTMGLTYGGGLIIHETRAGHIPPRDVFAAVSLMSLSHALIEDTMLLALIGTSPWGSLAGRLAFSLVVTAALSRLAASRERRASGTAG; this is encoded by the coding sequence GTGTTTTCCGGTGCAGTATCCGCCGCGTCAGGGCTTATGCGGGACGCGGTCAAGGCCAGCGTCGAGCTTTTCAAGGTGATGATTCCCATCATCATCCTGGTGAAGATCCTTCAGGAACTGGGCGTGGTGGACTATCTGGCCGCCCCGCTGGGTCCGGCAATGGAGCTTCTGGGCCTGCCCGCCGCCATGGGCCTGGCCTGGGCCACGGCCATGCTTTCCAACATCTATTCCGGGCTCATCGTGTTCCAGGCCCTAGCGGCCGGGTCAGCGCCCCTGACCCAGGCCCAGGTCACGGTGCTCGGCGTGCTCATGCTCATCGCCCACAACCTCCTGGTGGAGGGGCAGGTCACCAAACGCTGCGGCGTGAGCTTTCTGGGGCAGAACGCCCTGCGGGTCTTCGGCGCCCTGGGGTGCGCTTGGATCCTCCATGCGATCTTCACCGCCGGGGGCTTTTTCACCGGCCCGGCGGTCATGCTCTGGATGCCGCCCAAGCCCGATGCCACCCTGCTGGGCTGGGCCGCCGGAGAGGCCAAGAACCTGGGCTACATCTTCCTGATAATACTCACGCTCATGGGGCTCATGCGCTTTTTGAACGCCGTGGGACTGACCAAGCTCCTGGAGATCATCCTGACCCCGTTTCTGAAGCTCATGGGCATCGGCCCCACCGCGGCCACGGTGACGGTCATCGGCATGACCATGGGACTGACCTACGGCGGCGGGCTCATCATCCACGAGACCCGGGCCGGGCACATCCCGCCGCGCGACGTGTTCGCGGCGGTGTCGCTCATGAGCCTGTCCCACGCCCTCATCGAGGACACCATGCTCCTGGCGCTCATAGGCACCAGCCCATGGGGATCCCTGGCGGGGAGGCTCGCCTTCTCCCTGGTGGTGACGGCGGCGTTGTCGCGGCTTGCCGCCTCGCGGGAGCGGAGAGCGTCAGGCACTGCAGGCTGA
- a CDS encoding response regulator, translating into MDELAIQRLRRVLGDTCLLVVDDTPIIRGIISGILEPLGLQKILQASNGEEAWELLKAGNVDIVVADWLMPGINGLDLLKRMRQDPGYAQTPFIMITGVPDKQVVMEAMKLDVTDFMVKPIDGSVLKQKILKSLSRNIS; encoded by the coding sequence ATGGACGAGCTCGCGATTCAGCGTCTCAGGCGTGTTCTGGGGGATACATGCCTGCTGGTGGTGGACGACACGCCCATCATTCGCGGCATCATAAGCGGCATCCTCGAGCCTCTGGGCCTGCAGAAGATCCTTCAGGCCAGCAATGGCGAGGAAGCCTGGGAGCTGCTCAAGGCCGGAAACGTGGACATCGTCGTGGCCGACTGGCTCATGCCCGGGATCAACGGGCTGGACCTGCTCAAACGGATGCGCCAGGACCCCGGTTACGCCCAGACCCCCTTCATCATGATCACCGGCGTGCCCGACAAACAAGTGGTCATGGAGGCCATGAAGCTCGACGTCACGGATTTCATGGTCAAGCCCATCGACGGTTCCGTGCTCAAGCAGAAGATCCTCAAATCCCTGAGCCGCAATATCTCCTAG
- the fba gene encoding class II fructose-1,6-bisphosphate aldolase gives MPLVSPKEMFEKAYAGGYAVGAFNVNNMEIVQGIIAAGNQERAPLILQVSAGARKYAGENYIIKLMEAAMQDTDLPVVLHLDHGQNFEICEMVIKAGFTSVMIDGSHLPFDENIALTKKVVECAHAQGVFVEAELGRLAGVEDEVSSEHSVYTDPDQAVEFVARTGCDSLAIAIGTSHGAYKFKGEAKLDFDRLEKIGKLMPGYPLVLHGSSSVPQEFVAMANTYGGAVGSAKGVPEEMLRRAASMAVCKINIDTDIRLAMTAVIRKYFAEHPEHFDPRQYLGPARDAVRDMVAHKIKNVLGCSGKA, from the coding sequence ATGCCCCTGGTATCGCCCAAAGAGATGTTCGAGAAAGCCTACGCCGGAGGCTACGCCGTCGGCGCCTTCAACGTGAACAACATGGAGATCGTCCAGGGCATCATCGCCGCGGGCAACCAGGAACGCGCCCCGCTCATCCTCCAGGTCTCGGCCGGCGCGCGCAAGTACGCGGGTGAGAACTACATCATCAAGCTCATGGAAGCGGCCATGCAGGACACCGACCTGCCGGTGGTGCTCCACCTGGACCACGGCCAGAACTTCGAGATCTGCGAAATGGTCATCAAGGCCGGGTTCACCTCGGTGATGATCGACGGCTCGCACCTGCCTTTCGACGAGAACATCGCCCTGACCAAGAAGGTCGTGGAGTGCGCCCACGCCCAGGGCGTCTTCGTGGAAGCCGAACTGGGCCGCCTGGCGGGCGTGGAGGACGAGGTCAGCTCCGAGCACAGCGTGTACACCGATCCCGACCAGGCCGTGGAGTTCGTTGCACGCACCGGCTGCGACTCCCTGGCCATCGCCATCGGCACCAGCCACGGGGCCTACAAGTTCAAGGGCGAGGCCAAGCTCGACTTCGACCGCCTGGAGAAGATCGGCAAGCTCATGCCCGGCTATCCCCTGGTGCTGCACGGCTCCTCCTCGGTTCCCCAGGAGTTCGTGGCCATGGCCAACACCTACGGCGGGGCCGTGGGCAGCGCCAAGGGCGTGCCCGAGGAGATGCTCAGGCGCGCCGCCTCCATGGCCGTGTGCAAGATCAACATCGACACGGACATCCGCCTGGCCATGACCGCGGTCATCCGCAAATATTTCGCCGAGCATCCGGAACACTTCGATCCCCGGCAGTACCTCGGACCCGCCCGCGACGCCGTGCGGGACATGGTGGCCCACAAGATCAAGAACGTGCTGGGCTGCTCCGGCAAGGCGTAA
- the gap gene encoding type I glyceraldehyde-3-phosphate dehydrogenase gives MATRIGINGFGRIGRYLTRLLADDKNYDLVVINARASNEELARLLKYDSVHRTFQAKVGTWAEGITVNGKEILVNRHGACEWKWGEHGIDLVVDTTGKFCDREKASHHMACGAKKVIISAPAKEPDCTIVMGVNEHEYDPAKHHIISSASCTTNCLAPVAKALNDAFGIKHGIMTTIHSYTMSQRILDGSHKDPRRARAACLSLIPTTTGAARAATIVLPELKGKLDGYAIRVPTPDGSIVDLTCELAKDVTKEEVNALLKSKSNENMGYTEEPLVSVDYLGDTHGGVVDGLLTSVLDKNMVKVVIWYDNEAGFTHQLVRLMNLVSSK, from the coding sequence ATGGCGACCAGGATTGGCATTAACGGTTTCGGCCGCATCGGCCGTTATCTGACCCGGCTTCTGGCGGACGACAAGAATTACGATCTCGTGGTCATCAACGCTCGCGCCAGCAACGAAGAGCTGGCCCGCCTGCTCAAGTACGATTCCGTCCACCGCACTTTCCAGGCCAAGGTGGGCACCTGGGCCGAGGGCATCACGGTCAACGGCAAGGAGATCCTGGTCAACCGTCACGGCGCCTGCGAATGGAAGTGGGGCGAGCACGGCATCGACCTGGTGGTGGACACCACCGGCAAGTTCTGCGACCGCGAGAAGGCCAGCCACCACATGGCCTGCGGCGCCAAGAAGGTCATCATCTCCGCTCCGGCCAAGGAGCCCGACTGCACCATCGTCATGGGCGTCAACGAGCACGAATACGACCCGGCCAAGCACCACATCATCTCCTCGGCCTCCTGCACCACCAACTGCCTGGCTCCGGTGGCCAAAGCCCTGAACGACGCCTTCGGCATCAAGCACGGCATCATGACCACCATCCACTCCTACACCATGAGCCAGCGCATCCTGGACGGCTCCCACAAGGATCCCCGCAGGGCCCGCGCCGCCTGCCTCTCGCTCATCCCCACCACCACCGGGGCCGCCCGGGCCGCCACCATCGTGCTGCCCGAGCTCAAGGGCAAGCTTGACGGCTACGCTATCCGCGTCCCCACCCCCGACGGCTCCATCGTGGACCTGACCTGCGAGCTGGCCAAGGACGTCACCAAGGAAGAGGTCAACGCCCTGCTCAAGTCCAAGTCCAACGAGAATATGGGCTACACCGAGGAGCCCCTGGTCTCCGTGGACTACCTGGGCGACACCCACGGCGGCGTGGTGGACGGCCTGCTGACCTCCGTTCTGGACAAGAATATGGTCAAGGTGGTCATCTGGTACGACAACGAGGCCGGGTTCACCCACCAGCTGGTGCGCCTGATGAACCTCGTTTCGTCGAAATAG